In the genome of Amaranthus tricolor cultivar Red isolate AtriRed21 chromosome 15, ASM2621246v1, whole genome shotgun sequence, one region contains:
- the LOC130801765 gene encoding uncharacterized protein LOC130801765: MKCTCNKPSIFHLPCSHVLAVCIKRHLSYERFVDSCYKTQSYVNTYECIFLPLIDKRAWPQYTGVEVLHDPNHIRGLGRPKSRRIANEMDEGSRTRNTCRRCGIDGHNTRTCTSR; this comes from the coding sequence atgaaatgcacttgtaacaaaccgTCCATATttcacttaccttgttctcatgttcttgccgtATGCATTAAACGACACTTATCCTATGAGCGATTTGTGGACTCCTGCTACAAGACCCAGAGCTATGTTAACACGTATGAATGCATATTCTTGCCGTTAATTGATAAGAGGgcatggcctcaatacaccggtgttgaggtgTTACACGATCCAAATCACATTCGTGGTTTAGGAAGACCTAAGTCCAGGAGGATCGCGAACGAGATGGACGAAGGATCGCGAACACGCAACACTTGTCGACGGTGTGGTATTGACGGTCATAATactagaacttg